The sequence TTACGTTGCGCTCTCTTCGGGAGTACGCCAATTTAAGCGTCACCGGATTTTCCCGGCTCATTAAGTCCTCACCCGCCTGGCTTTCCTATATTGAGCACGGCGAACGCGTTCCTTCCTGGCAATTCGTGACCACGTGCTTGAATATTTTGGACCGCAATAACGTTCCAAAATTCGCCCTTCAGGAACTCGAAGACCTTGGACGCCGCCTGATTATGGGCAAGACATTCGTGTGCAAAGCGGCGGTCGCCGTGGATTTGACTCCGCAGCCCGAGAAGGGCGGCGAACGTTCGACGAAAAACGGCAACGGCAGGAAAAACGGCAAGCACGCCGACGTGAATTAGACCGCTCCACCCTTCATAAAAACGCTACAAAACCTTTACCCAGACAAGACCATTTTTTAGGCGAAAC is a genomic window of Elusimicrobiota bacterium containing:
- a CDS encoding helix-turn-helix domain-containing protein, with the protein product MMGNNQVGGLAKRYGFTLRSLREYANLSVTGFSRLIKSSPAWLSYIEHGERVPSWQFVTTCLNILDRNNVPKFALQELEDLGRRLIMGKTFVCKAAVAVDLTPQPEKGGERSTKNGNGRKNGKHADVN